From Nitrosopumilus zosterae, the proteins below share one genomic window:
- a CDS encoding V0D/AC39 family V-type ATPase subunit encodes MGGSKNVYASVKAYSKRGKLLTKADFQTLAESRDLEELMTRIKNTVYADSVADVQKPYTSQKIESALRSKLADIHYSIAKTSGNSGVLDAYYMKFIIANLKLILKGKVLGKPQEEIETHVNLHAEELIKQRDIVIKALVSKDLEEAVASLNSVKFGEEIAKAAALYNEKKNVQVFDTYFDKILYQHLAGAMKNYSDKEATKLVSMDIDFYNILSVIRGKFWGLKEEQIQDLVISTSPPARELLGRMMAAATARDAFNELSSTKYKDLVPQVENELDAIAEFERAFEMAIYSASLRSFTKMFSFATIVGITKLTSFEIRNLAAIAFAIEQKIPTDITMSKLILEEE; translated from the coding sequence ATGGGCGGTTCAAAGAATGTCTATGCCTCAGTTAAGGCATATAGTAAAAGAGGCAAATTATTGACAAAGGCCGATTTTCAAACGCTTGCCGAATCAAGAGATTTAGAAGAATTAATGACCAGAATTAAGAATACAGTTTATGCTGATTCTGTAGCAGATGTTCAAAAACCATATACTTCACAAAAAATCGAATCAGCCCTAAGAAGCAAACTGGCAGATATTCACTATTCCATTGCAAAGACATCAGGAAATTCTGGTGTATTAGACGCATATTATATGAAATTTATCATAGCAAATCTAAAATTAATTCTTAAAGGCAAAGTACTAGGCAAACCTCAGGAAGAGATTGAAACTCACGTAAATCTTCATGCAGAAGAATTAATCAAACAAAGAGATATTGTAATCAAAGCTCTAGTTTCAAAAGATCTTGAAGAAGCAGTTGCAAGCTTAAATTCAGTTAAGTTTGGAGAAGAGATTGCAAAGGCTGCTGCATTATACAATGAAAAAAAGAATGTGCAAGTCTTTGATACATATTTTGATAAAATATTATATCAACATCTAGCAGGTGCAATGAAAAATTATTCTGATAAGGAAGCCACAAAACTAGTTTCAATGGATATTGATTTTTATAATATTTTGAGTGTAATCAGAGGAAAGTTTTGGGGATTGAAAGAAGAACAAATCCAAGATCTAGTTATCAGTACAAGTCCACCTGCAAGAGAATTGCTTGGAAGAATGATGGCGGCAGCAACAGCCAGAGATGCATTTAATGAATTATCCAGCACCAAATACAAGGATTTAGTTCCTCAAGTAGAAAATGAATTGGATGCTATTGCAGAATTTGAAAGAGCGTTTGAGATGGCAATATACAGTGCGTCATTGAGATCATTCACTAAGATGTTTAGTTTTGCAACGATTGTTGGAATTACTAAATTGACTTCATTTGAAATTAGAAATCTAGCAGCTATTGCTTTTGCAATTGAACAAAAAATTCCAACCGATATTACAATGTCAAAGTTGATCCTAGAAGAAGAATAG
- a CDS encoding ammonium transporter, with protein sequence MNSRNYKYALLLVAAVSITAAGAMSQAYAQQVTDGMDGYVKGTSGIYTGNPNECWYEEDGGMLPCKIDTGDTAWMLTATSLVLFMSPGVGFFYGGLARSKNIVNVLGMTLIVMGLMSVQWVLWGYSLAFGGIDSDANLFMGNLDYAGFNMVSPYAPLGEAGPCGDTWSAAYQMNAMVEGDVCSQGWPGTVPHQLFAMFQATFAIITPVLIIGGLIDRIKFSALVIFVLLWGTFVYDPIAHWVWGGGYIGGGSLDLDPDLSPSYALDFAGGTVVHISSGFAALAGALVLGRRLGYGKVPMEPHNIPMVVLGAGILWFGWFGFNAGSEVMVDGITVSAWTVTNTATGMAAVTWVLMSWAHTGKPSVVGAASGAVAGLVAITPASGWVGPMAAIIIGIAAGTICYAAIAFKSARKWDDALDVWGVHGMGGLTGAILTGTLASPHIWDTGDGIGAWTGTAEGMEQQAISIIGAAISIGYAFGVTIVILKVMDAVWPGGIRVTPKEEEIGLDLAQHGERAYVNE encoded by the coding sequence ATGAATTCTAGGAACTACAAGTATGCTCTATTACTTGTAGCCGCAGTATCCATCACAGCAGCAGGTGCAATGTCACAGGCATATGCACAACAAGTTACTGATGGTATGGACGGATATGTAAAGGGAACCAGTGGAATTTACACTGGTAACCCTAACGAATGTTGGTATGAAGAAGATGGCGGCATGCTACCTTGTAAAATTGATACAGGTGATACAGCATGGATGCTCACTGCAACTTCATTAGTACTCTTCATGTCCCCAGGTGTCGGTTTCTTTTATGGCGGATTGGCCAGATCAAAGAACATCGTCAACGTACTTGGTATGACCTTAATTGTAATGGGTCTAATGTCAGTACAATGGGTTCTATGGGGATACTCACTAGCATTTGGCGGAATTGATTCGGATGCAAACTTATTCATGGGAAATCTCGATTACGCCGGATTTAACATGGTTTCACCATATGCACCATTAGGTGAAGCAGGTCCTTGTGGAGACACTTGGTCAGCAGCTTATCAAATGAATGCAATGGTTGAAGGTGATGTTTGTAGTCAAGGTTGGCCTGGTACAGTACCACACCAACTATTTGCAATGTTCCAAGCAACATTCGCTATCATTACACCAGTTCTAATTATTGGTGGATTGATTGACAGAATCAAATTCAGCGCATTAGTAATATTCGTACTCTTATGGGGAACCTTCGTTTATGATCCAATAGCACACTGGGTCTGGGGAGGAGGATACATAGGAGGAGGTTCATTAGACCTCGATCCAGACTTATCTCCATCATACGCATTAGACTTTGCTGGTGGTACTGTAGTACACATATCTTCAGGATTCGCTGCATTGGCAGGTGCCTTAGTCCTTGGTAGACGACTTGGATATGGCAAAGTTCCAATGGAGCCACACAACATCCCAATGGTAGTCCTCGGCGCAGGAATTCTATGGTTTGGATGGTTTGGCTTCAACGCAGGAAGTGAAGTTATGGTAGACGGCATTACCGTCAGTGCATGGACTGTTACAAATACAGCAACTGGTATGGCTGCAGTCACTTGGGTGCTCATGTCTTGGGCACATACAGGAAAACCAAGTGTCGTAGGAGCTGCATCGGGAGCAGTAGCAGGATTGGTAGCAATCACACCAGCCTCTGGTTGGGTAGGTCCAATGGCTGCGATTATAATCGGTATTGCAGCTGGTACAATTTGTTATGCAGCAATTGCATTCAAGAGTGCACGCAAATGGGACGACGCATTAGATGTATGGGGAGTACACGGAATGGGTGGTCTTACAGGTGCAATTTTGACTGGTACATTGGCTAGCCCACACATTTGGGATACTGGAGACGGTATCGGTGCATGGACTGGAACTGCAGAAGGAATGGAACAGCAAGCAATCAGCATCATTGGTGCTGCAATATCAATAGGCTATGCCTTTGGTGTTACAATTGTAATCCTCAAAGTAATGGATGCCGTATGGCCTGGCGGAATCAGAGTCACTCCAAAAGAAGAGGAGATTGGTCTCGATTTAGCACAGCACGGAGAAAGAGCATACGTAAACGAATAA
- a CDS encoding sulfurtransferase: MLITTTDLNSIINDPDVIIADTRSFKEYSEEHIPGSVHLDLFAFHWIDTTKQGIENFNNQTKNLLSFLGVTPEKKIIFYDSVSGMLAARGVWMLMYFSHENTSMLDGGITKWKKENLPLETKSNGFKPSHFSGEINPEIISGFEYIRDNLKNVKILDARSPGEFDGSIVRAAQSGHIPNSINIDWNQNLNEDGTFKNDEQLLQIYNYPKDTEIITYCQGAYRAANSFLVLKKLGFKNVKVYLGSWGEWGNKLELPAEK; this comes from the coding sequence ATGTTAATTACCACAACCGATCTTAATTCAATTATCAATGATCCTGATGTTATAATTGCTGACACTCGTTCTTTCAAGGAATATTCTGAAGAACATATTCCAGGATCTGTACATTTGGACTTGTTTGCATTTCATTGGATTGATACAACAAAACAAGGAATTGAGAATTTCAATAATCAAACCAAAAATCTTCTTTCATTCCTTGGAGTTACTCCAGAAAAAAAAATAATCTTTTATGATTCTGTTTCTGGAATGCTTGCCGCAAGAGGTGTTTGGATGCTGATGTATTTTTCACATGAAAATACATCAATGCTTGATGGTGGAATTACAAAATGGAAAAAAGAAAATCTTCCACTAGAAACAAAATCTAATGGATTCAAACCATCTCATTTTTCAGGAGAAATCAATCCAGAAATTATTTCAGGGTTTGAATATATTAGAGATAATCTGAAAAACGTAAAAATCCTTGATGCCCGCTCACCCGGAGAATTTGATGGAAGCATAGTTCGTGCTGCTCAGTCTGGTCATATTCCAAATTCAATCAATATTGACTGGAATCAAAATCTCAATGAAGATGGTACTTTCAAAAATGATGAACAATTATTACAAATATACAATTATCCAAAAGATACTGAAATCATTACATACTGTCAAGGAGCATATCGAGCTGCAAATTCTTTTTTGGTTTTAAAAAAATTAGGATTCAAAAATGTCAAAGTATATCTTGGGTCTTGGGGAGAATGGGGAAATAAGCTGGAGCTTCCAGCAGAAAAATAA